Proteins co-encoded in one Odontesthes bonariensis isolate fOdoBon6 chromosome 24, fOdoBon6.hap1, whole genome shotgun sequence genomic window:
- the lyrm2 gene encoding LYR motif-containing protein 2, translated as MTLSRLPVTALSFKQFLQRQKVLGIYRTMLRTIRQVPDESDRKYLRDWARDEFKRNKSATNQDAIRMMLTQANNHLETLQKSLALARS; from the exons ATGACACTGTCAAGGTTACCAGTTACAGCACTTTCTTTTAAGCag TTTTTACAGAGGCAGAAGGTTTTGGGGATTTACAGAACCATGTTGAGGACCATCCGACAGGTACCAGACGAGTCAGACAGGAAGTACCTGAGAGACTGGGCCAGAGACGAGTTCAAGAGAAACAAGAGCGCTACAAATCAG GATGCCATCCGCATGATGCTTACTCAAGCCAACAACCATCTGGAGACGCTGCAAAAGTCTCTGGCATTGGCCAGAAGTTAG